One window from the genome of Populus alba chromosome 15, ASM523922v2, whole genome shotgun sequence encodes:
- the LOC118028275 gene encoding inositol polyphosphate multikinase alpha, protein MLKVPDHQVAGHQARNGQLGPLIDDSGRFYKPLQDDDRGSKEVAFYSSFSSNTRVPDHIRRLFPVFHGTQLLEASDGSGLRPHLVLEDVVSTRSHPSVMDIKIGSRTWYPESSEDYIQRCFKKDRETSSLSLGFRISGLQIYGNEESGFWKPERKLVQNLSAADVRVVLKKFVSSDLPVDPNSDPDCSFAASVYGGSTGILAQLLELKAWFEDQTMYHLNSCSVLLVYEKEKLLIGERSDAEVKLIDFAHVTEGKGIIDHNFLGGLCSLIKFISEILTSPDDCTTKACLRDSEKDKEILTSPDECTTKVCLQDSDKNTNHSENGTIEGM, encoded by the coding sequence ATGCTTAAGGTCCCTGATCATCAGGTTGCGGGCCACCAAGCTCGTAATGGGCAGCTTGGCCCCCTCATTGATGATTCGGGGCGTTTCTACAAGCCTCTCCAGGATGATGACCGGGGCTCGAAAGAGGTGGCTTTTTACTCCTCCTTCTCGTCGAATACGAGGGTCCCAGATCATATCCGAAGGCTCTTTCCTGTTTTTCATGGGACTCAGCTCTTAGAGGCGTCTGACGGGTCTGGCCTGCGGCCGCACCTTGTATTGGAGGATGTTGTTTCAACTCGTTCGCATCCATCGGTTATGGATATCAAGATTGGTTCTAGGACTTGGTATCCTGAATCTTCTGAGGATTATATCCAGCGGTGCTTTAAGAAAGATAGGGAAACTAGTAGTTTGTCTTTGGGTTTTAGGATTTCTGGGCTGCAGATTTATGGAAATGAAGAATCTGGATTTTGGAAGCCTGAGAGGAAACTTGTTCAGAATCTCAGTGCAGCTGATGTTAGAGTGGTTCTGAAGAAGTTTGTTTCTTCCGATTTGCCGGTTGATCCAAATTCAGACCCTGATTGTTCTTTTGCGGCAAGTGTTTATGGCGGTTCTACTGGGATTTTGGCTCAATTATTGGAGCTAAAGGCATGGTTTGAGGATCAAACCATGTACCATTTGAATTCTTGTTCAGTTCTCTTGGTGTATGAGAAGGAGAAACTGTTAATAGGAGAGAGGTCAGATGCTGAAGTTAAACTTATTGACTTTGCTCATGTTACAGAAGGCAAAGGCATTATTGATCATAATTTCTTGGGTGGGCTTTGCTCCTTGATAAAGTTCATCTCGGAGATTCTTACCAGTCCCGATGATTGCACAACCAAAGCTTGTTTGCGGGACTCTGAGAAGGACAAGGAGATTCTTACCAGTCCCGATGAGTGCACAACCAAAGTTTGTTTGCAAGACTCTGACAAGAACACCAATCATTCTGAAAACGGTACCATTGAAGGAATGTAG
- the LOC118028277 gene encoding LOW QUALITY PROTEIN: germin-like protein subfamily 3 member 4 (The sequence of the model RefSeq protein was modified relative to this genomic sequence to represent the inferred CDS: deleted 1 base in 1 codon), which produces MNSALFFCIFLSTCINICLADTDNLQDTCPTATTGKQTVFINGFPCKNPNSIVASDFKSSKLSRPGDTDNTLHSSVTFNTAADFPGLNTLGLSIARTDLEIDGLMMPHSHPRASEMFFVSTGVVIAGFIDTQNKLFQKTLQPGEVFVFPQGLLHFCVNNGFNSAVVFSVLNSQNPGMVNIADAMLESDDDTLNKLVRKIKAVAALRSMHMAFKMRP; this is translated from the exons ATGAATTCCGCCCTTTTCTTCTGCATTTTCTTGTCCACTTGCATCAATATCTGCCTGGCTGATACCGATAATCTTCAGGATACTTGTCCAACGGCTACTACAGGCAAGCAAACTGTCTTCATCAATGGCTTCCCTTGCAAGAACCCAAACAGCATCGTTGCTTCAGATTTCAAGTCATCAAAACTGAGCCGTCCAGGTGACACAGACAACACCCTCCATTCCTCGGTGACCTTCAACACTGCTGCGGATTTCCCAGGTCTAAATACTCTCGGCCTCTCAATTGCTAGGACTGACCTTGAAATTGATGGTTTGATGATGCCTCATTCCCACCCAAGAGCATCCGAGATGTTCTTCGTTAGCACAGGTGTGGTGATTGCTGGTTTTATTGACACCCAAAACAAACTGTTCCAAAAAACTCTCCAGCCAGGAGAAGTTTTTGTGTTTCCTCAAGGTCTGCTCCACTTCTGTGTCAATAATGGCTTCAACTCCGCTGTTGTTTTCTCAGTACTCAATAGCCAAAACCCAGGGATGGTAAATATTGCTGATGCAATGCTCGAGTCTGACGACGATACGTTAAATAAGCTAGTAAGGAAAATAAAAGCTGTTGCTGCCTTG AGGTCAATGCACATGGCATTCAAAATGCGACCCTGA